One Novosphingobium sp. G106 DNA segment encodes these proteins:
- a CDS encoding gluconate 2-dehydrogenase subunit 3 family protein: protein MTDISQIDRRSLLSAALTLVGATAAAGFSPEAFAKAAARPKPYLDPASFALLSAIADTIIPQTDTPGAIGAHVPAKFDALLINWAAPQRRAELSGAMAGIDREAKEKRGKGFAELSPDQRKELLAAHDIAGLKPVPRTDKLTGMRAMMAGPSVADPGYAKLKELIVLLYYYSEEALTTELVYEHVPGGWTPSVKATPETRNTGGLGMF, encoded by the coding sequence ATGACTGACATTTCGCAGATCGACCGCCGGTCGCTGCTCAGCGCGGCGCTCACGTTGGTGGGCGCGACGGCCGCCGCGGGCTTCAGCCCCGAGGCCTTCGCCAAGGCCGCGGCGCGGCCCAAGCCCTATCTCGATCCGGCGAGCTTTGCGTTGCTCAGCGCGATTGCCGATACGATCATTCCGCAGACCGACACGCCCGGCGCAATCGGAGCGCACGTGCCTGCGAAATTCGATGCCTTGTTGATCAACTGGGCTGCGCCCCAGCGCCGGGCCGAGCTTTCCGGTGCGATGGCCGGGATCGACCGCGAGGCCAAGGAAAAGCGAGGCAAGGGTTTTGCCGAGCTATCGCCAGATCAGCGCAAGGAGCTACTCGCCGCGCACGATATTGCCGGACTAAAGCCAGTCCCGCGCACCGACAAGCTGACGGGCATGCGCGCGATGATGGCAGGCCCGTCCGTGGCGGACCCCGGCTACGCGAAGCTCAAAGAGCTGATCGTGCTGCTCTATTACTATTCCGAAGAGGCCCTGACCACCGAGCTCGTCTACGAGCACGTCCCCGGCGGCTGGACACCCTCGGTCAAGGCAACCCCCGAAACCCGCAACACCGGCGGGTTGGGCATGTTTTAA
- a CDS encoding sugar phosphate isomerase/epimerase, giving the protein MALSTKSASARSARGFFARNGRPIGLQLYTLGEEAGNDLDATFAAVAEIGYRDIELPNLYGHTPAEVRAAADKAGVSISSLHLAMSTQGATTGLSLSSSPSEIADGLGALGARRAVLPIALFPENFRPKMDANIQAAIVEAFAAAGADIWKRTAAVLNERGTALKPLGVSLGYHNHNLEFAPIGNTTGWDILVAECDPALVDFEVDVGWIATAGLDPAVFLAKHKGRVSQLHVKDVAASNSVNFALSMQPAEVGSGKLDWARILPAAQAAGVQHFYVEQEAPFALPRLESIRRSFAFLSGLQA; this is encoded by the coding sequence ATGGCCCTGTCTACGAAATCCGCCTCGGCGCGCAGCGCGCGCGGCTTCTTCGCACGGAACGGTCGCCCTATCGGTCTGCAACTCTACACGCTCGGCGAGGAAGCGGGGAACGATCTCGATGCGACTTTCGCCGCCGTAGCCGAGATCGGCTATCGTGACATCGAGCTGCCCAATCTATACGGTCACACTCCGGCGGAAGTGCGCGCTGCCGCCGACAAGGCGGGCGTTTCGATCAGCAGCCTCCATCTAGCGATGAGCACGCAGGGTGCCACCACGGGACTTTCGCTATCGAGCAGTCCGTCTGAGATCGCCGATGGGCTCGGCGCACTCGGTGCCAGACGGGCGGTCTTGCCTATCGCGCTGTTTCCCGAGAACTTCCGTCCGAAGATGGACGCCAATATCCAGGCCGCGATCGTGGAAGCGTTCGCTGCAGCCGGCGCGGACATCTGGAAACGCACCGCCGCGGTGCTCAACGAACGTGGCACCGCGTTGAAGCCGCTCGGCGTCAGCCTGGGCTATCACAATCACAACCTCGAGTTCGCGCCAATCGGCAACACGACGGGCTGGGACATCCTCGTTGCCGAATGCGATCCCGCGCTGGTCGATTTTGAGGTCGACGTGGGCTGGATCGCGACCGCCGGGCTTGATCCCGCCGTGTTCCTCGCGAAGCACAAGGGCCGTGTCAGTCAGCTTCACGTCAAGGACGTCGCGGCGTCCAATAGCGTCAATTTCGCGCTGTCTATGCAGCCCGCCGAAGTGGGTTCGGGCAAGCTCGACTGGGCTCGCATCCTGCCAGCCGCGCAGGCGGCGGGCGTGCAGCACTTCTACGTCGAGCAGGAAGCGCCCTTCGCCTTGCCGAGGTTAGAATCCATCCGCCGATCCTTCGCATTCCTGTCCGGACTCCAGGCATGA